The Trichosurus vulpecula isolate mTriVul1 chromosome 4, mTriVul1.pri, whole genome shotgun sequence genome contains a region encoding:
- the LOC118847679 gene encoding 60S ribosomal protein L26: MKFNPFVTSDRSKNRKRHFNAPSHIRRKIMSSPLSKELRQKYNVRSMPIRKDDEVQVVRGHYKGQQIGKVVQVYRKKYVIYIERVQREKANGTTVHVGIHPSKVVITRLKLDKDRKKILERKAKSRQVGKEKGKYKEETIEKMQE; encoded by the coding sequence ATGAAGTTCAATCCCTTTGTGACCTCTGACCGAAGCAAGAACCGCAAGAGGCATTTCAATGCCCCCTCCCACATACGGAGGAAAATCATGTCGTCCCCTCTGTCGAAGGAGCTGAGACAGAAGTACAACGTCCGCTCCATGCCCATCCGGAAGGACGATGAAGTCCAGGTTGTTCGAGGACACTACAAAGGTCAGCAAATTGGCAAGGTGGTCCAGGTTTACAGAAAGAAATACGTGATCTACATTGAGCGTGTGCAGCGGGAGAAGGCTAATGGTACAACTGTCCATGTGGGCATTCATCCCAGCAAGGTGGTAATCACAAGGCTAAAGCTGGACAAAGATCGCAAAAAGATCCTTGAGCGAAAAGCCAAATCTCGCcaagtaggaaaggaaaagggcaaaTATAAGGAAGAAACTATTGAGAAAATGCAAGAGTAA